From bacterium, a single genomic window includes:
- a CDS encoding DegV family EDD domain-containing protein: MNIRIRYIDGHRLKRSIIASAQRILDMQEQLNAINVFPVADGDTGTNMASTMHAIIDSAAASQDGSLSQVCRSIADGALEGSRGNSGAILAQFFSGLADACEGRDRLSSQAFADAVHVAVDRAFEALSNPREGTILTVMQDWAEQLNQQAAIESDYVALLQNALQRAKTSLAETPQKLKVLKKAGVVDAGAQGFVHLLEGLSDFISSGKVAALKAGAHLGERIKGFHLRKAHGTIRFRYCTEFLLEAEALQRATVQEKLKGFGDSLIIVSSGRRWRVHIHTNDPQAVFAQAAQWGAVSKTKIEDMRSQHSAALAHDSEPRIALVTDSTCDLPEETLQRYGVQVVPVQVIMGEKTLLDRVEISTREIYRALKAGQPRISTSQPSPASYLAIYEALAGRFQSIISLHLSGALSGTLNAAQTAARSFAQRIKIEVMDSRTTSVGLGLLVAEAGRLIEQGFNHEDVLRRLRIAIAHSRLYVCIPTLKYLMRSGRLTKSRGLLATLLNVKPIISLDSEGHIIEAGRVIGLNRLWKKTVNLSIRYAEQVVDPRIQIAHALDEKRAEWFRNQIQKFFPGREIPIVEASPALGLHAGIGSIAVAVLGDPARQLQV, encoded by the coding sequence ATGAACATTCGAATACGTTACATAGACGGGCACCGGTTGAAACGATCCATCATCGCTTCGGCTCAGCGCATTCTCGACATGCAGGAGCAGTTGAACGCGATCAACGTCTTCCCGGTGGCGGATGGCGATACCGGCACCAACATGGCCTCCACCATGCATGCGATCATCGACAGCGCAGCCGCGTCCCAAGATGGTTCACTCTCTCAGGTTTGCCGATCCATCGCAGACGGCGCGCTGGAGGGCAGCCGCGGCAATTCGGGCGCCATTCTGGCGCAATTTTTTTCCGGTCTGGCTGACGCGTGTGAAGGCCGCGATCGGCTGTCAAGCCAGGCCTTTGCCGATGCGGTGCATGTGGCGGTGGACCGGGCTTTTGAGGCCTTGAGCAATCCACGCGAGGGCACCATTTTGACGGTCATGCAGGACTGGGCTGAACAGCTGAATCAGCAGGCAGCGATCGAGTCCGATTATGTGGCCTTGCTGCAAAATGCGTTGCAGCGGGCCAAGACTTCGTTGGCTGAAACTCCGCAGAAATTAAAAGTATTGAAAAAAGCGGGCGTGGTCGACGCCGGGGCTCAGGGATTCGTTCATCTGCTGGAAGGGTTGAGCGATTTCATCAGTTCCGGCAAAGTGGCGGCGCTGAAGGCCGGCGCGCATCTCGGGGAACGCATCAAAGGATTTCATCTGCGCAAAGCGCACGGTACGATCCGGTTCCGCTATTGCACCGAGTTTCTGCTCGAGGCGGAAGCGCTGCAGCGCGCCACGGTGCAGGAAAAGCTGAAGGGGTTCGGCGATTCGCTGATCATCGTCTCCAGCGGCCGCAGATGGCGGGTGCATATTCACACCAATGACCCGCAGGCGGTCTTTGCTCAGGCGGCGCAATGGGGGGCAGTCAGCAAAACGAAAATCGAAGACATGCGCAGCCAACACAGCGCGGCGCTCGCACATGACAGCGAACCGCGGATCGCGCTGGTCACCGATTCCACCTGCGATCTTCCTGAGGAAACCCTGCAACGCTACGGGGTTCAGGTGGTGCCGGTGCAGGTGATCATGGGAGAAAAGACGCTGCTCGACCGGGTGGAGATCTCCACCCGGGAAATCTATCGCGCCCTGAAGGCTGGGCAGCCGCGCATCAGCACCTCTCAGCCCTCGCCGGCCAGCTATCTTGCGATCTATGAGGCCTTGGCAGGCCGGTTTCAATCCATCATCTCTCTGCATCTGTCGGGAGCATTGAGCGGCACTCTGAATGCGGCGCAGACCGCCGCTCGTTCGTTTGCGCAGCGCATTAAAATCGAGGTGATGGATTCGCGGACGACCTCGGTCGGATTAGGGCTTTTAGTGGCGGAGGCGGGTCGGTTGATTGAACAGGGGTTCAATCACGAAGACGTGTTGCGCCGGCTTCGCATTGCCATCGCTCATTCCCGTCTTTATGTCTGTATTCCGACGCTTAAATATCTCATGCGCAGCGGGCGCTTGACCAAATCACGCGGCCTGCTGGCCACGCTGCTGAACGTCAAACCGATCATCAGCCTGGACTCGGAGGGCCATATCATCGAGGCGGGTCGTGTCATCGGCTTAAATCGGTTATGGAAAAAAACAGTCAACCTGTCGATTCGCTATGCCGAACAGGTTGTGGATCCGCGCATTCAGATTGCCCACGCATTGGACGAGAAGCGCGCTGAATGGTTCCGCAACCAGATTCAAAAATTTTTTCCGGGCAGGGAGATCCCGATCGTGGAGGCCTCGCCGGCCTTAGGGCTGCATGCCGGCATCGGCAGCATTGCGGTAGCCGTCCTGGGGGATCCCGCTCGCCAATTGCAGGTTTGA
- a CDS encoding NTP transferase domain-containing protein yields the protein MATIIRKAVITAAGKGTRHYPATNAVQKELFPLVDRDGVTKPTIQLVVEEALAAGVEEICLVVQPGADAVFKEHFTGVKDQQRLQDKSWMQEQSALLERIHPRLSFVFQQSAEGFGHAVYSAAEWVGDEPFLLLLGDHVYLAPQPGWCSRRLLAVHQQSGQSVFGVQQTAGASLHLFGVVAGMPLLQEHPRVWRAAAVYEKPEIMFAREHCRTTGLADDRYLAFFGLYLFTPKIFTILRQHIEQNLRERGEIQLTTAQAELIRREGALAVEVDGLRLDMGTPRGYLETQLRLVMASPLASEISALIPPSLETGTAGS from the coding sequence ATGGCAACCATTATCCGCAAAGCCGTCATCACTGCGGCAGGCAAAGGTACACGGCATTATCCGGCCACCAATGCGGTGCAAAAGGAACTTTTTCCTTTGGTGGATCGCGACGGGGTCACCAAGCCCACGATCCAATTAGTGGTGGAAGAGGCGCTGGCCGCCGGGGTGGAGGAGATCTGTCTGGTGGTGCAGCCCGGTGCGGATGCGGTTTTTAAAGAGCATTTTACCGGAGTTAAGGACCAGCAGCGCCTGCAGGACAAATCGTGGATGCAGGAGCAATCCGCTCTTCTGGAGCGCATACACCCGCGGCTTTCTTTTGTCTTTCAACAGAGCGCCGAAGGATTCGGCCATGCGGTGTACAGCGCAGCCGAATGGGTGGGCGACGAGCCGTTTTTGCTTTTACTCGGAGATCATGTGTATCTCGCGCCGCAGCCGGGATGGTGCAGCCGCCGGTTGCTTGCGGTTCATCAGCAATCAGGGCAATCAGTATTCGGCGTTCAGCAGACAGCCGGCGCATCGCTTCATCTGTTCGGCGTCGTTGCCGGAATGCCATTGCTGCAGGAACACCCGCGCGTGTGGCGGGCCGCTGCGGTCTATGAAAAACCGGAGATCATGTTTGCTCGAGAGCACTGCCGCACCACCGGTTTGGCGGACGACCGCTATCTGGCATTCTTTGGCCTCTATCTGTTTACTCCGAAGATTTTCACCATCCTGCGGCAACACATCGAGCAGAATCTCCGCGAACGGGGCGAAATACAGTTGACTACGGCCCAGGCTGAATTAATCCGGCGGGAAGGCGCACTGGCGGTCGAGGTGGATGGCCTGCGCCTGGATATGGGTACACCACGCGGCTATTTAGAAACACAACTACGGTTGGTCATGGCCAGCCCCTTGGCCTCAGAGATATCCGCCCTTATTCCACCGTCCCTTGAAACCGGGACGGCAGGTTCCTGA
- a CDS encoding 3-ketoacyl-ACP reductase, whose translation MNRSVALVTGGVRGIGRGIAEKLAENGFDVAIDDVHENASETLAALVKRGAKALYLRADITSAEERKRMIEEIKKTYGCLHLLVNNAGVAPLVRTDLLQATEESYDRVMQINLKGPYFLTQLVANWMIEQKLAHPDQMFRIVNISSNSAYTSSPSRGEYCLSKAGVSMMTKLYADRLAEYQIGVFEIRPGIIMTDMTSTVKSKYDKLIDGGLLPLKRWGQPEDIGKAVVAIATGLLDYSTGEVINVDGGFHLHRL comes from the coding sequence ATGAACAGATCTGTTGCCCTTGTCACCGGCGGCGTCCGCGGCATCGGCCGGGGCATTGCCGAAAAATTGGCTGAGAACGGTTTTGACGTGGCGATCGACGACGTCCACGAAAACGCTTCAGAGACCCTCGCAGCGCTGGTAAAACGGGGCGCGAAAGCGCTCTATCTGCGCGCCGACATCACCTCGGCTGAGGAAAGAAAGAGAATGATCGAAGAGATTAAAAAAACGTACGGTTGCCTGCATCTGCTGGTGAACAATGCCGGCGTGGCGCCCCTGGTGCGCACGGATTTGCTGCAAGCCACAGAAGAAAGTTATGATCGGGTGATGCAGATCAACCTGAAAGGCCCGTACTTTCTGACGCAGCTGGTGGCCAACTGGATGATTGAACAAAAACTCGCGCATCCGGATCAAATGTTCCGTATCGTCAACATCTCTTCCAACTCGGCGTACACCTCCTCCCCCTCCCGCGGGGAGTACTGCCTTTCCAAAGCAGGGGTCAGCATGATGACCAAACTCTACGCCGACCGTCTTGCCGAATATCAGATCGGTGTGTTTGAAATCCGCCCCGGCATCATTATGACCGATATGACCTCCACCGTCAAATCCAAATACGACAAGCTGATCGACGGCGGTCTTTTGCCCCTCAAACGCTGGGGACAACCGGAAGACATCGGCAAGGCCGTTGTGGCCATCGCCACAGGGCTTCTGGACTATAGCACCGGCGAGGTGATCAACGTTGACGGCGGCTTTCACCTGCATCGATTATAG